A window from Streptomyces sp. NBC_00271 encodes these proteins:
- a CDS encoding amino acid ABC transporter permease: MSESLGSAVPLSTTEPRPAAAQRVLPLRHPGRWIASAIVLVVVAQIVHGLATNPFFQWDRFQYWFLRPTILDGLLITLEVTLYSAVLGLLGGILLALARLSESPVLRAVSWVYIWLFRSVPLIVVLLFLYNFSALYKTLSLGVPFGPAFFTFDESRLATDMVVAVVGLSLNEAAYAAEVVRGGILSVDQGQHEAASALGLPKSYQFTRIVFPQALRSITPNYVNQLIGLIKGTSLVFYVSLLDLFGSVQSMGSTYPGDIVPLLLVATAWYLILTSVVSVIQFYVERYFSRGALRSLPPTPLQKVRTGLRDLRARVRKEAAI, encoded by the coding sequence ATGAGTGAATCCCTGGGCTCCGCCGTGCCGTTGAGCACGACGGAGCCCCGCCCGGCCGCGGCACAGCGCGTGCTGCCCCTGCGCCACCCCGGCCGCTGGATCGCCTCGGCGATCGTGCTCGTCGTGGTCGCCCAGATCGTCCACGGGCTGGCGACCAACCCCTTCTTCCAGTGGGACCGGTTCCAGTACTGGTTCCTGCGTCCCACGATCCTCGACGGCCTGCTCATCACCCTCGAAGTGACGCTCTACAGCGCCGTGTTGGGCCTGCTCGGCGGCATCCTGCTCGCCCTGGCCCGACTCTCCGAGAGCCCCGTGCTGCGCGCGGTGAGCTGGGTCTACATCTGGCTGTTCCGCTCGGTGCCGCTCATCGTCGTCCTGCTGTTCCTCTACAACTTCAGCGCGCTCTACAAGACGCTGAGCCTCGGCGTCCCCTTCGGCCCCGCCTTCTTCACCTTCGACGAGTCCCGGCTCGCCACGGACATGGTCGTCGCGGTCGTCGGACTGAGCCTCAACGAGGCGGCGTACGCGGCGGAAGTGGTCCGCGGCGGCATCCTCTCCGTCGACCAGGGCCAGCACGAGGCGGCCTCCGCACTCGGTCTGCCCAAGAGCTACCAGTTCACGAGGATCGTGTTCCCGCAGGCGCTGCGCTCCATCACCCCGAACTACGTCAACCAGCTGATCGGCCTGATCAAGGGCACCTCGCTGGTCTTCTACGTCTCGCTGCTCGACCTCTTCGGCTCGGTGCAGAGCATGGGCTCCACCTACCCCGGCGACATCGTGCCGCTCCTGCTGGTCGCCACCGCCTGGTACCTGATCCTCACGAGCGTCGTGTCCGTCATCCAGTTCTACGTCGAGCGGTACTTCTCGCGGGGCGCGCTGCGCTCCCTCCCGCCGACCCCGTTGCAGAAGGTCCGCACCGGTCTGCGTGACCTGCGGGCCCGGGTCCGCAAGGAGGCGGCGATATGA
- a CDS encoding amino acid ABC transporter ATP-binding protein, which produces MTGETLEIRPAAVEVRDVHKWYGAQRVLNGVELTVRPGEVTVILGPSGSGKSTLLRVINHLEKPEIGHVSLNGELIGVRRQGERLKELTERAILAQRGRIGFVFQNFNLFPHLTVLDNVAAAPVATRRLKRPEARELARTLLDRVGLADKAGAYPRQLSGGQQQRVAIARALALRPGVILFDEPTSALDPELVGEVLAVIKDLATSGTTLVIVTHEIGFAREVADRIVFLDEGRVVEQGSPTEVLDHPTHERTRDFLSKVL; this is translated from the coding sequence ATGACCGGCGAGACGCTCGAGATCCGACCGGCCGCCGTCGAGGTGCGCGATGTGCACAAGTGGTACGGCGCCCAACGCGTGCTGAACGGAGTGGAGTTGACGGTGCGGCCCGGAGAGGTCACCGTGATCCTCGGCCCGTCCGGCTCCGGCAAGTCCACCCTCCTCAGGGTGATCAACCACCTGGAGAAGCCCGAGATCGGCCATGTCAGCCTGAACGGCGAGCTCATCGGCGTACGCCGACAGGGCGAGAGGCTCAAGGAGCTGACCGAGCGGGCGATCCTGGCCCAGCGCGGCCGGATCGGGTTCGTCTTCCAGAACTTCAACCTGTTCCCGCATCTGACGGTGCTGGACAACGTGGCGGCCGCGCCGGTGGCGACCCGACGGCTGAAGCGGCCCGAGGCCAGGGAGCTCGCGCGCACCCTCCTCGACCGCGTGGGTCTGGCCGACAAGGCCGGCGCCTATCCACGCCAGTTGTCGGGCGGCCAGCAGCAGCGGGTCGCCATCGCCCGCGCCCTCGCGCTGCGGCCCGGAGTCATCCTCTTCGACGAGCCGACCTCCGCCCTCGACCCCGAGCTGGTCGGCGAGGTTCTCGCCGTCATCAAGGACCTGGCCACCAGCGGCACCACGCTCGTCATCGTGACCCACGAGATCGGCTTCGCCCGCGAGGTGGCCGACCGGATCGTCTTCCTCGACGAAGGCCGCGTCGTCGAACAGGGCTCGCCCACCGAGGTGTTGGACCACCCGACGCACGAACGGACCAGGGACTTCCTGAGCAAGGTCCTCTGA
- a CDS encoding ABC transporter substrate-binding protein, with the protein MRTLTLRSRLLRGLTASTAVAALAAGLAACGGESDAAATTSDSAAAGTVTVGALSNGAARQTDLKVSEVKSISAELPKSVAKSGKLVIGVGALPAGFPPLAYVGQDQKTLTGAEPDLGRLVAAVLGLKPEVKNSTWENLFVGIDSGKVDVAFTNVTDTEERKKKYEFASYRQDNLAFEVRKKSTWNFAGDYENLAGKTVAVGAGTNQEKILLEWKAKLAKEGKKLNVKYFQDNNSVYLALSSGKIDAYFGPNPGISYHITQTAKTPNPTRNAGKFSGAGATLQGLIAATAKKDSGLAKPVADAINHLIKDGQYAKWLAAWNLSNEAVSTSQINPPGLPLDNS; encoded by the coding sequence ATGCGCACCCTCACCCTCCGCAGCAGACTCCTCCGTGGCCTCACCGCCTCCACCGCCGTCGCCGCTCTCGCCGCCGGACTCGCCGCCTGCGGGGGCGAGAGCGACGCCGCCGCCACCACCTCCGACAGCGCGGCCGCCGGCACCGTCACCGTGGGCGCGCTCTCCAACGGCGCCGCACGGCAGACCGACCTCAAGGTGTCCGAGGTCAAGTCCATCAGCGCCGAACTGCCCAAGTCCGTCGCCAAGAGCGGCAAGCTGGTCATCGGCGTCGGCGCGCTGCCCGCCGGGTTCCCGCCGCTGGCGTACGTCGGCCAGGACCAGAAGACCCTCACCGGTGCCGAACCCGACCTCGGCCGACTGGTCGCGGCCGTCCTCGGACTGAAGCCGGAGGTGAAGAACTCGACCTGGGAGAACCTGTTCGTCGGCATCGACAGCGGCAAGGTCGACGTCGCCTTCACGAACGTCACCGACACCGAGGAACGCAAGAAGAAGTACGAGTTCGCCTCCTACCGGCAGGACAACCTCGCCTTCGAGGTGCGGAAGAAGAGCACCTGGAACTTCGCCGGCGACTACGAGAACCTCGCCGGCAAGACCGTCGCCGTGGGCGCCGGAACCAACCAGGAGAAGATCCTGCTCGAGTGGAAGGCAAAGCTCGCGAAGGAGGGCAAGAAGCTCAACGTCAAATACTTCCAGGACAACAACAGCGTCTATCTGGCGCTGTCCAGCGGGAAGATCGACGCCTACTTCGGACCCAACCCCGGTATCTCGTACCACATCACCCAGACGGCGAAGACGCCCAACCCGACCCGTAACGCGGGCAAGTTCTCCGGCGCGGGCGCGACCCTCCAGGGCCTGATCGCGGCCACCGCGAAGAAGGACAGCGGGCTGGCCAAGCCGGTCGCCGACGCGATCAACCACCTCATCAAGGACGGTCAGTACGCCAAGTGGCTCGCCGCCTGGAACCTCTCCAACGAGGCCGTCAGCACCTCGCAGATCAACCCGCCCGGCCTCCCGCTCGACAACTCCTGA
- a CDS encoding GNAT family N-acetyltransferase, with amino-acid sequence MSTVARPTPPQSTATPHILDNAAWAALTGPHAHLAERVGSAARYPLDVSPFTALADPADPRAWDDLAALVGPGTVTPVTGAKSAPQGWETVQHGQGVQLVDTALRAEPAPEAVRLGPDDVPDILDLIALTEPGPFLPRTVELGTYLGIRHRGRLIALAGERLRPPGWTEISAVCTAPDHRGKGLATRLVRAIAAGIRERGDTPFLHASATNTGAIRLYESIGFTLRRRSDFLLVRTPGAEQEQTA; translated from the coding sequence ATGTCCACCGTTGCCCGACCGACCCCGCCGCAGAGCACGGCGACACCCCACATCCTGGACAACGCCGCCTGGGCCGCGCTGACCGGCCCGCACGCCCACCTCGCCGAGCGCGTCGGCAGCGCCGCCCGCTACCCCCTGGACGTCTCCCCGTTCACCGCCCTCGCCGACCCGGCCGACCCGCGCGCCTGGGACGACCTCGCCGCGCTCGTCGGCCCCGGCACCGTGACCCCCGTGACCGGGGCGAAGTCGGCGCCCCAGGGCTGGGAAACGGTCCAGCACGGCCAGGGCGTACAACTGGTCGACACCGCGCTGCGCGCCGAGCCCGCCCCCGAAGCGGTGCGGCTCGGGCCCGACGACGTCCCCGACATCCTGGACCTGATCGCCCTGACCGAGCCGGGGCCCTTCCTGCCCCGCACGGTCGAACTCGGCACCTACCTCGGCATCCGGCACCGCGGCCGACTGATCGCGCTGGCCGGCGAACGGTTGCGACCGCCCGGCTGGACGGAGATCAGCGCGGTCTGCACCGCCCCGGACCACCGCGGCAAGGGCCTGGCCACACGACTGGTCCGCGCGATCGCGGCCGGCATCAGGGAGCGCGGAGACACCCCCTTCCTGCATGCCTCCGCGACCAACACCGGCGCGATCCGGCTCTACGAGTCGATCGGTTTCACCCTGCGCCGCCGCTCGGACTTCCTCCTCGTCCGAACTCCGGGCGCCGAGCAGGAACAGACGGCGTAG
- a CDS encoding putative leader peptide, with product MVLTPRRRVRLYSRPHIDLQRVAGALCRP from the coding sequence ATGGTGCTCACCCCGCGCCGCCGTGTACGTCTCTACTCCCGGCCGCACATCGATCTGCAGCGCGTGGCCGGCGCGCTCTGTCGTCCCTGA
- a CDS encoding LLM class flavin-dependent oxidoreductase: MSASSSLPVSSPSSPHLHLAVALDGAGWHPAAWREPVARPRDLLTAGYWTDLVTEAERGLLDFVTIEDALGLQSSHLTEPDSRTDQVRGRLDAVLIAARVAPLTSHIGLVPTAVVTHTEPFHLSKAIATLDYVSTGRAGVRVQVSARAYEAAHFGRRTVPPLRIEDLDSPAVRELTTDLFDEAADYVEAVRRLWDSWEDGAEIRDVATGRFVDRDKLHYIDFEGKHFSVKGPSITPRPPQGQPIVSALAHATVPYRLVARATDIGYVTPHDAGQARAIVEEIRAEQRAAGRADEPLHVFGDLVVFLDDDPAAAAARRERLDALAGYPYTGDARIFTGSPVQLADLLQELAEAGLSGFRLRPAVLGHDLPAVTRGLVPELQRRGVFRQSYESDTLRGLLGLSRPANRYAATA; the protein is encoded by the coding sequence GTGTCCGCATCATCTTCGCTGCCCGTTTCCTCCCCCTCGTCCCCCCATCTGCACCTCGCCGTCGCACTCGACGGCGCCGGCTGGCACCCGGCCGCCTGGCGCGAGCCGGTGGCCCGCCCCCGTGACCTGCTCACCGCCGGGTACTGGACGGACCTGGTCACCGAGGCCGAGCGCGGTCTCCTCGACTTCGTCACCATCGAGGACGCCCTCGGACTCCAGTCCTCGCACCTCACCGAGCCCGACAGCCGCACCGACCAGGTCCGCGGGCGCCTGGACGCCGTCCTGATCGCCGCCCGCGTCGCCCCCCTGACCAGCCACATAGGACTGGTCCCGACCGCCGTCGTCACCCACACCGAGCCCTTCCACCTCTCCAAGGCGATCGCCACCCTCGACTACGTCAGCACGGGCCGTGCGGGCGTACGGGTGCAGGTGTCGGCCCGCGCCTACGAGGCCGCGCACTTCGGCCGCCGTACGGTGCCGCCGCTGCGCATCGAGGACCTCGACAGCCCGGCCGTGCGGGAGCTGACGACCGACCTCTTCGACGAGGCCGCGGACTACGTGGAGGCGGTGCGCCGGCTCTGGGACAGCTGGGAGGACGGCGCGGAGATCCGGGACGTCGCCACCGGACGCTTCGTCGACCGCGACAAACTGCACTACATCGACTTCGAGGGCAAGCACTTCAGCGTCAAGGGCCCCTCGATCACCCCCCGCCCGCCGCAGGGCCAGCCGATCGTCAGCGCCCTCGCCCACGCGACCGTCCCCTACCGGCTGGTGGCCCGGGCCACCGACATCGGTTACGTCACCCCGCACGACGCCGGCCAGGCCCGTGCCATCGTCGAGGAGATCCGCGCCGAGCAGAGGGCGGCCGGCCGCGCCGACGAACCCCTGCATGTCTTCGGCGACCTCGTGGTGTTCCTGGACGACGACCCGGCCGCCGCAGCGGCCCGCCGCGAGCGTCTCGACGCCCTGGCCGGATACCCGTACACCGGCGATGCCCGGATCTTCACCGGCTCGCCCGTCCAACTGGCCGATCTGCTCCAGGAGTTGGCGGAGGCAGGGCTGTCCGGCTTCCGACTGCGTCCCGCCGTCCTCGGCCACGACCTGCCCGCCGTCACCCGGGGCCTCGTGCCCGAACTCCAGCGCCGGGGCGTCTTCCGGCAGTCGTACGAGTCCGACACCCTGCGCGGGCTGCTCGGCCTCTCCCGCCCCGCCAACCGCTACGCCGCCACCGCCTGA
- a CDS encoding NtaA/DmoA family FMN-dependent monooxygenase (This protein belongs to a clade of FMN-dependent monooxygenases, within a broader family of flavin-dependent oxidoreductases, the luciferase-like monooxygenase (LMM) family, some of whose members use coenzyme F420 rather than FMN.): MSSTSQDKPRKQVHLAAHFPGVNNTTVWSDPEAGSHIEFSSFAHFARTAERAKFDFLFLAEGLRLREQGGKVYDLDVVGRPDTFTILTALAAVTEHLGLTGTINSTFNEPYEVARQFASLDHLSDGRAAWNVVTSWDAFTGENFRRGGFLPQEERYSRAKEFLTTANELFDSWHGDEIVADQQTGTFLRDAKAGAFVYEGQHFDIQGQFNVPRSPQGRPVIFQAGDSDEGREFAASSADAIFSRYATLKEGQAFYTDVKGRLARYGRQRDQLLILPAATFVLGDTDAEAEELSREVRRQQVSGATAIKHLEFVWNRDLSAYDPEGPLPDIDPDLGEHTIARGRAQVRMYRDPLATAREWRELAAANKWSIRDLVIETGNRQAFVGSPATVAETIDSFVQADASDGFILVPHITPGGLDTFADTVVPLLQERGVYRTEYEGTTLRDHLGLAHPDDVRDERAAS, from the coding sequence ATGAGCAGCACGTCACAGGACAAGCCCCGCAAGCAGGTCCACCTCGCGGCGCACTTCCCCGGCGTCAACAACACCACCGTGTGGAGCGACCCCGAGGCCGGCAGCCACATCGAGTTCAGCTCCTTCGCCCACTTCGCGCGCACCGCCGAGCGTGCCAAGTTCGACTTCCTGTTCCTCGCCGAAGGACTGCGACTGCGCGAACAGGGCGGCAAGGTCTACGACCTGGACGTCGTCGGCCGCCCCGACACCTTCACCATCCTCACCGCGCTCGCCGCCGTCACCGAACACCTCGGTCTGACCGGCACCATCAACTCCACCTTCAACGAGCCCTACGAGGTGGCCCGCCAGTTCGCCAGCCTCGACCACCTCTCCGACGGCCGCGCCGCCTGGAACGTGGTCACCTCCTGGGACGCCTTCACCGGCGAGAACTTCCGCCGCGGCGGCTTCCTCCCGCAGGAGGAGCGCTACTCCCGGGCCAAGGAGTTCCTGACCACGGCGAACGAACTCTTCGACTCCTGGCACGGGGACGAGATCGTCGCCGACCAGCAGACCGGCACCTTCCTGCGCGACGCGAAGGCCGGAGCCTTTGTGTACGAGGGTCAACACTTCGACATCCAGGGGCAGTTCAACGTCCCGCGCAGCCCGCAGGGACGCCCGGTGATCTTCCAGGCGGGAGACTCCGACGAAGGGCGCGAGTTCGCCGCCTCCAGCGCGGACGCGATCTTCAGCCGGTACGCCACCCTCAAGGAGGGCCAGGCGTTCTACACGGACGTCAAGGGACGCCTCGCCCGCTACGGCCGTCAGCGCGACCAGCTGCTGATCCTGCCCGCCGCGACCTTCGTCCTCGGCGACACCGACGCCGAGGCGGAGGAGCTCTCCCGCGAGGTACGCCGCCAGCAGGTCAGTGGCGCCACCGCGATCAAGCACCTGGAGTTCGTCTGGAACCGCGACCTGTCCGCGTACGACCCGGAAGGACCCCTGCCCGACATCGACCCGGACCTCGGCGAACACACCATCGCCCGGGGCCGCGCCCAGGTCCGGATGTACCGCGACCCCCTCGCCACCGCCCGCGAATGGCGGGAACTCGCGGCCGCCAACAAGTGGTCCATCCGCGATCTGGTCATCGAGACCGGCAACCGGCAGGCCTTCGTCGGCTCCCCGGCCACCGTCGCCGAGACCATCGACTCCTTCGTGCAGGCCGACGCCAGTGACGGCTTCATCCTCGTCCCGCACATCACCCCCGGCGGCCTCGACACCTTCGCCGACACCGTGGTCCCGCTGCTCCAGGAGCGCGGCGTGTACCGCACCGAGTACGAGGGCACGACCCTGCGCGACCACCTCGGCCTCGCCCACCCGGACGACGTACGCGACGAGCGTGCGGCGTCATGA
- a CDS encoding LLM class flavin-dependent oxidoreductase: MKFLAITLIVHRPDPITGVQKPTHDRFREVLDNALLAEELGFDGFGVGERHERPFISSSPPVVLSHVAALTKRIRLFTAVTTLSLLDPVRAYEDYATLDHLSDGRLDLIIGKGNGAAQRDLFQVTPEDQWDRNAESYEVFRKIWRQDKVTAETRFRPELKDAEVWPRPYQQPIRVWHGSATSKESVDLAARYGDPLFSANVTNPIEPYAELIRYYRERWEHYGHDPADIAVGAGTAGLYAARTSQDALAAYRPVFEGNLAFQKSLGLEPVFPTLEDFVERSSALIGSPQQIIDKVHRYHERFGHTVVHLHADASGLGDAQHRDSLERFQSEVAPVLRREIPDPPFAWGPVLATPEEAKPVSAPAPASVPADR; encoded by the coding sequence ATGAAATTCCTCGCCATCACCCTGATCGTGCACCGGCCGGACCCGATCACCGGCGTGCAGAAGCCCACCCACGACCGGTTCCGCGAGGTCCTCGACAACGCCCTGCTCGCCGAGGAGTTGGGCTTCGACGGCTTCGGCGTGGGGGAGCGGCACGAGCGGCCGTTCATCTCGTCCTCGCCGCCCGTCGTGCTCAGCCACGTCGCCGCGCTCACCAAGCGCATCCGCCTGTTCACGGCCGTGACGACGCTCAGCCTGCTCGACCCGGTACGCGCGTACGAGGACTACGCGACCCTCGACCACCTCTCCGACGGTCGCCTGGACCTGATCATCGGCAAGGGCAACGGAGCCGCCCAGCGGGACCTGTTCCAGGTCACCCCCGAGGACCAGTGGGACCGCAACGCCGAGAGCTACGAGGTGTTCCGCAAGATCTGGCGCCAGGACAAGGTGACCGCCGAGACCCGCTTCCGCCCGGAACTCAAGGACGCGGAGGTGTGGCCCCGGCCGTACCAGCAGCCGATCCGGGTCTGGCACGGCAGCGCGACCAGCAAGGAGTCGGTCGACCTGGCCGCCCGCTACGGCGACCCGCTCTTCTCCGCCAACGTCACCAACCCCATAGAGCCCTACGCCGAGTTGATCCGCTACTACCGCGAGCGCTGGGAGCACTACGGCCACGACCCGGCCGACATCGCGGTGGGCGCGGGCACGGCGGGCCTCTACGCGGCCCGTACGTCCCAGGACGCGCTGGCCGCGTACCGCCCGGTGTTCGAGGGGAACCTGGCCTTCCAGAAGAGCCTGGGCCTGGAGCCGGTCTTCCCGACGCTGGAGGACTTCGTCGAGCGCAGCTCGGCCCTGATCGGCAGCCCTCAGCAGATCATCGACAAGGTGCACCGCTACCACGAGCGGTTCGGACACACGGTGGTGCATCTGCACGCGGACGCGAGCGGTCTCGGCGACGCCCAGCACCGCGACTCCCTCGAGCGCTTCCAGTCGGAGGTCGCTCCGGTACTGCGCCGGGAGATCCCCGACCCGCCGTTCGCGTGGGGGCCGGTGCTCGCGACGCCCGAGGAGGCTAAGCCGGTGTCCGCCCCCGCCCCCGCGTCCGTCCCCGCCGACCGCTGA
- a CDS encoding LLM class flavin-dependent oxidoreductase, with protein sequence MSDIPLGVLDLVPISSGSTATEALRNSIDLARQAERFGYARYWFAEHHLNPGVAGTSPAVVLALTASATSTIRLGSGAVQLGHRTALSTVEEFGLIDALHPGRLDLGLGRSGGRPPGGPTTPLPTATPVVDGRAPNGLRIPPRFSFEYLLGSPRVALQRTLLQQPHARSQDYGEQIDDILALLAGTYRSADGVEAHVVPGEGADVQVWILGSSGGESATVAGRNGLRFAANYHVSPATVLEAAEGYRAAFQPSDVLDKPYVSVSADVVVAEDDGTARELATGYGLWVRSIRTAEGAIEFPTPKEARAHVWSDTDRALVADRVETQFVGSPGHVADQLEQLQEATGADELLITTITHGHADRVRSYELLAEEWRRR encoded by the coding sequence ATGTCCGACATCCCCCTCGGCGTTCTCGACCTCGTCCCGATCTCCTCCGGCTCCACCGCGACCGAGGCCCTGCGCAACTCCATCGACCTGGCCCGGCAGGCGGAGCGGTTCGGGTACGCCCGCTACTGGTTCGCCGAACACCACCTCAACCCGGGAGTCGCCGGCACCTCGCCCGCGGTGGTCCTCGCCCTGACCGCCTCCGCCACCTCCACGATCCGGCTCGGCTCGGGCGCCGTACAGCTCGGGCACCGCACCGCGCTCTCCACGGTCGAGGAGTTCGGTCTGATCGATGCTCTGCACCCCGGCCGTCTCGACCTGGGCCTCGGCCGCTCCGGCGGGCGCCCGCCGGGAGGGCCCACCACCCCGCTGCCGACCGCGACCCCCGTGGTCGACGGCCGCGCCCCGAACGGTCTGCGCATCCCGCCCCGGTTCTCCTTCGAGTACCTGCTCGGCTCACCCCGCGTCGCCCTCCAGCGCACGCTGCTCCAGCAGCCGCACGCCCGGTCGCAGGACTACGGCGAGCAGATCGACGACATCCTCGCCCTGCTCGCGGGGACGTACCGGTCGGCGGACGGCGTCGAGGCGCATGTCGTCCCGGGCGAGGGCGCGGACGTGCAGGTGTGGATCCTGGGCAGCAGCGGCGGGGAGAGCGCCACGGTCGCCGGCCGCAACGGGCTGCGGTTCGCGGCGAACTACCACGTCAGTCCGGCCACGGTGCTGGAGGCGGCGGAGGGCTACCGCGCCGCCTTCCAGCCGTCCGACGTCCTCGACAAGCCGTACGTCAGCGTGTCCGCGGACGTGGTCGTCGCCGAGGACGACGGGACCGCGCGCGAACTCGCCACCGGATACGGCCTCTGGGTCCGCAGCATCCGTACCGCCGAGGGCGCGATCGAGTTCCCGACGCCGAAGGAGGCCCGCGCCCACGTGTGGAGCGACACGGACCGTGCGCTGGTCGCGGATCGCGTCGAGACCCAGTTCGTGGGCTCCCCGGGACACGTCGCCGACCAGCTGGAACAGCTCCAGGAGGCCACCGGGGCCGACGAGTTGCTGATCACGACCATCACCCACGGCCATGCGGACCGGGTGCGCTCGTACGAACTGCTGGCCGAGGAGTGGCGACGCAGATAG
- a CDS encoding DUF899 domain-containing protein: MSTTPSDPTAALPGRPPVVDLATWQAARDELLVREKAHTREGDALAAARRRLPMVELDGTVEVVGPDGPVPFLDLFQGRDELVVYQHMWHDGAPHQGQCEGCTTTAWHLKDAVYLNARGVSFAILTSGPWDEVAPYVEFMGYTQPWYSVRGVDAPIGGGMGHIVCFLRVGDRVFLTYSTTGRGNEPVNGSLALLDMTPYGRGEAWEDNPEGRPVIGDVREGHPSVGRQACWYWRSDADGHATWGPTSRPVPQWTRPGATAVETLGRHGHHH, translated from the coding sequence ATGTCGACCACGCCGAGTGACCCGACCGCCGCGCTGCCCGGCCGCCCGCCCGTCGTCGACCTGGCCACCTGGCAGGCCGCCCGTGACGAGCTCCTGGTCCGCGAGAAGGCCCACACCCGCGAGGGCGACGCCCTCGCCGCGGCCCGACGCCGGCTGCCGATGGTGGAGCTCGACGGGACGGTCGAGGTCGTCGGACCCGACGGCCCGGTCCCGTTCCTGGACCTGTTCCAGGGCCGCGACGAGCTCGTGGTCTACCAGCACATGTGGCACGACGGCGCGCCGCACCAGGGGCAGTGCGAGGGCTGCACCACCACGGCCTGGCACCTGAAGGACGCCGTCTACCTCAACGCCCGCGGCGTCTCGTTCGCCATCCTGACCTCGGGCCCGTGGGACGAGGTAGCCCCCTACGTCGAGTTCATGGGCTACACCCAGCCCTGGTACTCGGTGCGCGGTGTGGACGCGCCGATCGGCGGAGGAATGGGGCACATCGTCTGTTTCCTGCGCGTCGGCGACCGCGTGTTCCTCACCTACTCCACGACGGGCCGTGGCAACGAGCCGGTCAACGGGTCCCTCGCCCTGCTCGACATGACGCCCTACGGCCGCGGCGAGGCGTGGGAGGACAATCCCGAGGGCCGGCCCGTGATCGGCGATGTCCGCGAGGGGCACCCGTCCGTGGGCCGCCAGGCCTGCTGGTACTGGCGCTCGGACGCGGACGGGCACGCCACCTGGGGCCCGACCAGCCGGCCCGTACCGCAGTGGACCCGCCCCGGCGCGACCGCCGTGGAGACCCTCGGCCGGCACGGCCACCACCACTGA
- a CDS encoding alpha/beta fold hydrolase, producing MKRAKPLTSGISSALSEHVYVVTPTHPGFDGTPRPERFDTVADLAVAYLDLLDTLDLKGVMVVGNSIGGWIAAEMALRDNHGRIGALTLLNAVGIHAHVKENRVVDPRTLAPAEVSQLSFANAQFRPDFASFSDAQRAAAVANQKTLAVYGGEGFTYDPKLRGRLHRVTVPVLVVWGEEDGIAPLKYGRGYADSFPDGHFAPIPDAGHFPQIEQMGRTLGAIADFVSAIVKPDASA from the coding sequence ATGAAGAGAGCGAAGCCTCTAACTTCCGGAATCTCGTCCGCACTGTCCGAGCACGTGTACGTCGTCACGCCGACCCACCCCGGCTTCGACGGCACTCCCCGCCCGGAGCGTTTCGACACCGTCGCCGACCTGGCCGTCGCGTACCTGGATCTGCTCGACACCCTGGACCTGAAGGGCGTCATGGTGGTCGGCAACTCCATCGGCGGCTGGATCGCCGCGGAGATGGCCCTGCGCGACAACCACGGCCGGATCGGCGCGCTGACCCTGCTGAACGCGGTGGGCATCCACGCCCACGTGAAGGAGAACCGGGTCGTCGACCCGCGCACCCTGGCCCCGGCCGAGGTGAGCCAGCTGTCCTTCGCCAACGCGCAGTTCCGCCCCGACTTCGCCTCGTTCAGCGATGCGCAGCGGGCCGCGGCGGTCGCCAACCAGAAAACCCTCGCCGTGTACGGGGGCGAGGGGTTCACGTACGACCCGAAGCTGCGCGGCCGACTGCACCGGGTGACCGTGCCGGTGCTGGTCGTCTGGGGCGAGGAGGACGGCATAGCGCCCCTGAAGTACGGGCGCGGCTACGCCGACTCGTTCCCCGACGGGCACTTCGCCCCGATCCCCGACGCCGGGCACTTCCCGCAGATCGAGCAGATGGGCCGCACCCTCGGAGCCATCGCCGACTTCGTCAGCGCGATCGTCAAGCCCGACGCTTCGGCGTGA